A window of Leptotrichia wadei contains these coding sequences:
- the dnaG gene encoding DNA primase — protein sequence MFYSKKEIQKLIDNLDIVQVIGEYVNLKKAGSDYKGLSPFKEEKTPSFTVSPVKNIFKDFSTQIGGNVISFYMKINDIGFVQAVEELSQKYNIPLKKNRRYETVNQEIEKKKTVNREYFEIMKEAQVFFKENIEKHNEALEYMKERDFSLEEVKKFGIGFASSSRDDLFQYLLKKDFPEEKIMELGLVKRNENGEIYDSFRNRVTFPIYNADAQIVGFGGRIIEKNTNLPKYLNSPDSPIFKKGNELFGIKYRGENIRKKGFAMLMEGYLDVLTAQKNGFENAVASLGTAFTEEQAELLRRYTDKVLISYDNDEAGKSAVIKAGYILKRYDFDVKCLVMDGSEKDPDEFLRKNGKKSFIEVVKKSEEIFDFLTKEISKDLDLNNINGEKNFIERLKPFFSNITNNLSKNLYLQRLSVNFGINEFVLEESLKNISSETLRRKKRKNYGSQKVQYKKLKEDLNIELEEQTLMYILEFYDSERKRCEELLNKKFSHSLFNELIEKLKLVNFDIVRLEKNGINEESREIVTQLKLQADKDIKYKDSYFKDRYFMEVYSGWFEREIREESKKSEEENNKIKKIELRKLLLKIKNINKIDEIKKLYDEFILIRRLGYV from the coding sequence ATGTTTTACAGTAAAAAAGAAATACAAAAGTTAATTGACAATCTGGACATTGTTCAAGTGATTGGTGAATATGTTAATTTGAAAAAGGCAGGTTCAGATTATAAGGGGCTTTCTCCTTTTAAGGAAGAAAAAACTCCTTCCTTCACAGTCAGTCCAGTAAAAAATATTTTTAAAGATTTCAGTACTCAAATTGGTGGAAATGTAATTTCATTTTATATGAAAATTAATGACATTGGATTTGTTCAAGCAGTGGAGGAATTATCACAGAAATATAATATTCCATTAAAAAAAAATAGGAGATATGAAACGGTTAATCAGGAAATTGAAAAGAAAAAGACTGTGAATAGAGAATATTTTGAAATAATGAAGGAAGCTCAAGTATTTTTTAAAGAAAATATTGAAAAGCATAATGAAGCGTTGGAATATATGAAGGAACGGGATTTTTCGCTGGAGGAAGTAAAAAAGTTTGGAATTGGATTTGCTTCAAGTTCACGAGATGATTTATTTCAATATTTACTAAAAAAGGATTTTCCAGAAGAAAAAATAATGGAACTGGGACTTGTCAAAAGAAATGAAAACGGAGAAATCTATGACAGTTTCAGAAATAGAGTAACCTTTCCAATTTATAATGCAGATGCCCAAATCGTTGGATTCGGAGGACGGATAATTGAGAAAAATACTAACTTGCCTAAATATTTAAATTCTCCAGATTCACCTATTTTTAAAAAAGGAAATGAGCTTTTTGGGATAAAATATCGAGGGGAAAATATTAGGAAAAAAGGTTTTGCGATGCTGATGGAAGGTTATCTTGATGTGCTGACAGCCCAGAAAAATGGGTTTGAAAATGCAGTAGCAAGTCTTGGAACAGCATTTACTGAAGAGCAGGCAGAACTTTTAAGAAGATATACAGATAAGGTATTGATTTCATATGATAATGATGAAGCAGGAAAAAGTGCAGTTATAAAAGCTGGGTATATTTTGAAAAGATATGATTTTGATGTAAAATGCCTAGTTATGGATGGGAGTGAGAAGGATCCTGATGAGTTTTTGAGAAAAAATGGTAAAAAGTCTTTTATAGAAGTTGTAAAAAAATCGGAAGAGATTTTTGACTTTTTAACGAAGGAAATTTCAAAGGATCTTGATCTGAATAATATAAATGGTGAAAAAAATTTTATTGAAAGATTAAAGCCATTTTTTTCAAATATTACAAATAATCTTAGTAAAAACTTATATTTACAACGATTATCGGTCAATTTTGGAATCAATGAATTTGTATTGGAAGAATCGTTAAAAAATATATCAAGTGAAACTTTAAGAAGAAAAAAAAGAAAAAATTATGGAAGTCAAAAAGTTCAGTATAAAAAATTAAAGGAAGACTTGAATATTGAATTGGAAGAGCAGACGCTTATGTACATTCTAGAATTTTATGATTCTGAAAGGAAAAGATGTGAAGAATTGTTAAATAAGAAATTTAGCCATTCATTGTTTAATGAGTTAATAGAAAAATTGAAACTTGTAAATTTTGATATAGTACGGCTTGAAAAAAATGGTATTAATGAAGAAAGCAGGGAAATTGTAACACAGTTGAAATTACAAGCTGATAAGGATATTAAGTACAAGGATAGCTATTTTAAAGATAGATATTTTATGGAAGTTTATTCTGGATGGTTTGAGCGTGAAATAAGAGAAGAAAGTAAAAAGTCAGAAGAGGAAAATAATAAAATAAAAAAAATTGAGTTAAGAAAATTGTTGTTAAAAATAAAAAATATTAATAAAATTGATGAAATAAAGAAATTATATGATGAATTTATATTGATAAGGAGACTGGGTTATGTCTGA
- the gmk gene encoding guanylate kinase, whose translation MKGKLFIVSGPSGSGKSTVTKLVKDRLNIPLSISATTRKPRNGEIDGKDYFFLTKETFEQKIKNDEFYEYANVHGNYYGTLKEVVESNLNKGLNVILEIDVQGALIAKKKKNDAVLVFFRTKDMETLEKRLRNRNTDTEEVIQTRLKNALREMEYEKKYDYTIINNDIEESCKELINIINS comes from the coding sequence ATGAAAGGAAAACTATTTATTGTCTCAGGGCCTTCAGGCTCAGGAAAATCAACAGTCACAAAATTAGTAAAAGATAGATTAAATATCCCATTATCAATATCAGCTACAACTCGCAAGCCAAGAAATGGAGAAATCGACGGAAAAGATTACTTCTTTTTAACTAAGGAAACTTTTGAACAAAAAATAAAAAATGATGAATTTTATGAATATGCAAATGTTCACGGCAATTATTATGGAACATTAAAGGAAGTTGTGGAAAGCAACTTGAATAAAGGGTTAAATGTAATTTTGGAAATTGATGTTCAAGGTGCATTAATTGCGAAGAAAAAGAAAAATGATGCTGTTTTGGTGTTTTTTCGTACAAAAGATATGGAAACACTTGAAAAAAGGCTTCGCAATAGAAATACTGACACAGAGGAAGTTATTCAGACACGTTTAAAGAATGCACTAAGAGAGATGGAATATGAAAAAAAATATGATTATACAATAATAAATAATGACATTGAGGAATCTTGTAAAGAATTAATAAATATTATTAATTCCTAA
- the rpoC gene encoding DNA-directed RNA polymerase subunit beta': MSIRDFDSIQIKLASPEKILEWSYGEITKAETINYRTLKPEMDGLFCERIFGPSKDYECACGKYKRMRYKGMVCEKCGVEVTTSKVRRERMGHIKLATPIAHIWYSKGTPNKMSLLLGISTKELESVLYFSRYIVTDPGETELEKGQILTEREYKLHESQFKGEFTAKMGAEGVLALLEEIDLHELEVKLQNEMDTEHSTQKRRKVIKRLKVVRDLIEAGNRPEWMILTVLPVIPADLRPMVQLDGGRFATSDLNDLYRRVINRNIRLKKLMSIKAPEIVIKNEKRMLQEAVDALIDNGRRGKPVVNQSNRELKSLSDMLKGKQGRFRQNLLGKRVDYSGRSVIVVGPSLKMNQCGLPKKMALELYKPFLMRELVKRELASNIKVAKKMVEEEDENVWELIEEIIKNHPVLLNRAPTLHRLSIQAFEPILIEGKAIRLHPLVCSAFNADFDGDQMAVHLVLSQEAQMEAKLLMLATNNIIAPSNGGPIAVPSQDMVMGCYYMTKEKKGSKGEGKLFSSRNQLITAYQSGKVSVHAVVKVRVDGNLIETTPGRLMFNLILPKEVRNYGITFGKKELKNLIAELYKRYGFEKTSKLLDDIKEFGYHYGTLAGITVGIEDLKIPETKKEILENAEKSVAEVEKQYKAGEIINEERYRKTVSIWAEATEKVTKDMMDNLDEFNPVYMMANSGARGSIAQMRQLGGMRGLMADTQGRIIEMPIKANFREGLNILEFFMSSHGARKGLADTALRTADSGYLTRRLVDISHEVIVNHDDCGCEHGIVVSDLMDAGEVIEKLSERIYGRTLAKDLVHNGEVIATRNTLINDELIKKIEELEIREVEIRTPLTCKLEKGVCRKCYGLDLSNHKEILKGEAVGVIAAQSIGEPGTQLTMRTFHTGGVATAASVQSDYKADVSGKVKFRNIETLVNEEGKEIVVSQNGRLIIGKHRYEIQSGSTLHVKDGDTVKKGQVLVEFDPYQTPIITSEEGKVEFRDIYVKENIDVKYGVTEKIAIKPVESNDVNPRIIIYTDDGRKVEYAVPYGAYLMVNEGDTVKKGQTITKILKTGEGNKDITGGLPRVQELFEARNPKGKAILSEVSGRIVFSDKKKKGMRLILVEDPETGELIQEYTVPVGEHLVVTNEMLIEKGAKITDGPVSPHDILKIKGLVEAQQFILESVQQVYREQGVAVNDKHIEIIVKQMFQKIKIKEAGDSLFLEDELVDKKIVERENEKLIANGKRPATYEPVIQGITKAAVNTESFISASSFQETTKVLANAAVEGKTDRLEGLKENVIIGKKIPGGTGFKDYKYLDATLKSDIIEESEVDVEVNTDEENEFVETIESTEGTEV; encoded by the coding sequence ATGAGTATAAGAGATTTTGACAGTATTCAAATAAAATTGGCATCACCAGAAAAGATTTTGGAATGGTCGTATGGTGAGATTACAAAAGCCGAAACAATAAATTATAGAACTTTAAAACCTGAAATGGACGGATTATTCTGTGAGAGAATATTTGGACCGTCTAAGGACTATGAGTGTGCCTGCGGGAAATATAAGAGAATGCGTTACAAAGGTATGGTGTGTGAAAAATGTGGTGTTGAAGTGACAACTTCAAAGGTTAGACGTGAAAGAATGGGACACATTAAACTTGCAACACCAATTGCACATATTTGGTATTCTAAAGGTACGCCTAATAAAATGAGCCTTTTGTTGGGAATTAGTACGAAGGAATTGGAATCAGTTTTGTATTTTTCAAGATATATCGTAACTGATCCTGGAGAAACTGAGCTTGAAAAAGGACAAATTTTAACAGAAAGAGAATACAAATTGCATGAAAGTCAATTTAAAGGAGAGTTTACAGCGAAAATGGGTGCTGAAGGAGTTTTAGCTTTACTTGAAGAAATTGATTTGCATGAATTGGAAGTTAAACTTCAAAATGAAATGGATACAGAACACTCTACACAAAAAAGAAGAAAAGTTATAAAAAGATTAAAAGTAGTAAGAGATCTGATAGAAGCCGGAAATAGACCTGAATGGATGATTTTAACTGTGTTGCCAGTTATTCCAGCTGATTTAAGACCGATGGTTCAGTTAGATGGTGGAAGATTTGCTACTTCTGACTTGAATGATTTGTATAGAAGAGTAATCAACAGAAATATCAGACTTAAAAAATTGATGTCAATAAAAGCACCTGAAATTGTCATAAAAAATGAAAAGAGAATGTTGCAGGAAGCTGTGGATGCGTTAATTGATAATGGTAGACGTGGAAAGCCAGTTGTTAATCAAAGCAACAGAGAATTAAAATCACTTTCTGATATGTTAAAAGGGAAACAAGGACGTTTTAGACAAAATTTATTGGGGAAACGTGTGGATTATTCAGGAAGATCGGTTATTGTCGTTGGACCAAGTCTGAAAATGAATCAATGTGGACTTCCTAAAAAAATGGCACTTGAGCTGTATAAGCCATTCTTGATGAGAGAGCTTGTAAAAAGGGAATTGGCTTCAAATATTAAAGTTGCTAAGAAAATGGTTGAAGAAGAAGATGAAAACGTATGGGAATTGATTGAGGAAATTATTAAAAATCACCCAGTACTTTTAAATCGTGCTCCGACATTGCATAGACTTTCAATTCAAGCATTTGAGCCAATTTTGATAGAAGGAAAAGCAATTAGGCTTCATCCGCTTGTATGTTCTGCATTTAATGCGGATTTTGATGGTGACCAAATGGCAGTTCACTTGGTATTGTCGCAAGAAGCACAAATGGAAGCAAAATTACTTATGCTTGCTACAAATAATATTATAGCTCCATCAAATGGTGGACCGATAGCAGTTCCATCGCAAGATATGGTAATGGGTTGTTATTATATGACAAAAGAGAAAAAAGGTTCAAAAGGAGAAGGGAAATTATTTTCTAGCAGAAATCAATTAATCACTGCTTACCAAAGTGGAAAAGTATCGGTTCATGCTGTAGTAAAAGTTAGGGTAGATGGTAACCTTATTGAAACAACACCTGGAAGATTAATGTTTAATTTGATCTTGCCAAAAGAAGTTAGAAATTATGGAATTACATTTGGTAAAAAAGAATTGAAAAATTTGATTGCTGAACTTTATAAGAGATATGGATTCGAAAAAACTTCAAAATTACTGGATGATATTAAAGAATTTGGATACCATTATGGTACGCTTGCTGGAATTACAGTTGGAATTGAAGATTTGAAAATTCCTGAAACTAAAAAAGAAATACTAGAAAATGCTGAAAAAAGTGTGGCAGAAGTTGAAAAGCAATATAAAGCTGGAGAAATTATTAATGAAGAAAGATATAGAAAAACAGTAAGTATCTGGGCAGAAGCGACTGAAAAAGTGACAAAGGATATGATGGATAATCTAGATGAATTTAATCCAGTTTATATGATGGCAAATTCAGGAGCCAGAGGGTCAATTGCACAGATGCGTCAATTAGGTGGAATGCGTGGACTTATGGCGGATACACAAGGTAGAATTATTGAAATGCCGATTAAAGCGAACTTTAGAGAAGGACTTAACATATTGGAATTCTTTATGTCATCGCATGGAGCAAGAAAAGGACTTGCGGATACTGCATTAAGAACGGCGGATTCAGGATATTTGACAAGAAGACTGGTTGATATTTCGCACGAAGTTATTGTAAATCACGATGACTGCGGATGTGAACACGGAATTGTCGTATCGGATTTGATGGACGCTGGGGAAGTTATTGAAAAATTAAGTGAAAGAATTTATGGTAGAACACTTGCAAAAGATTTAGTTCATAACGGAGAAGTTATCGCAACTAGAAATACTTTGATTAATGATGAATTGATTAAGAAAATCGAAGAATTGGAAATTCGTGAAGTGGAAATCAGAACACCTCTAACTTGTAAGTTGGAAAAAGGTGTTTGTAGAAAATGTTATGGACTTGATTTGTCCAATCATAAGGAAATTTTGAAAGGAGAAGCAGTTGGAGTAATTGCGGCTCAATCAATTGGAGAACCTGGTACACAGCTTACAATGCGTACTTTCCACACTGGAGGGGTTGCCACAGCAGCATCAGTCCAATCTGACTATAAAGCGGATGTTTCTGGAAAAGTTAAGTTTAGAAATATTGAAACACTTGTAAATGAAGAAGGAAAAGAAATCGTTGTCTCACAAAATGGACGTCTGATAATTGGAAAACATAGATATGAAATTCAGTCTGGTTCGACTTTACATGTAAAGGATGGAGATACAGTTAAAAAAGGACAGGTGCTTGTTGAATTTGATCCTTATCAAACACCGATTATCACATCTGAAGAAGGTAAAGTAGAATTTAGAGATATTTATGTGAAAGAAAATATTGATGTTAAATACGGTGTTACTGAAAAAATTGCAATTAAACCAGTTGAAAGTAATGATGTAAACCCTAGAATTATCATTTATACAGATGATGGCAGAAAAGTGGAATATGCAGTTCCATACGGTGCATATTTGATGGTAAATGAAGGAGATACTGTTAAAAAAGGTCAAACTATAACAAAAATTTTGAAAACAGGGGAAGGAAACAAGGATATTACTGGAGGTCTTCCACGTGTACAGGAATTGTTTGAGGCAAGAAATCCTAAAGGAAAAGCAATATTGTCAGAAGTATCTGGAAGAATTGTATTTTCGGATAAAAAGAAAAAAGGAATGCGTCTAATTCTTGTGGAAGATCCTGAAACAGGGGAATTAATTCAGGAATATACAGTTCCAGTTGGAGAACATCTGGTTGTAACAAATGAAATGTTAATTGAAAAAGGTGCAAAAATTACTGATGGACCGGTTTCACCTCATGATATTTTAAAAATTAAAGGGCTTGTGGAAGCACAGCAATTTATACTTGAGTCTGTACAACAAGTTTATCGTGAACAAGGAGTTGCAGTTAATGACAAGCATATTGAAATAATTGTAAAACAAATGTTCCAAAAAATTAAGATTAAGGAAGCTGGAGATTCATTATTCCTTGAAGATGAATTAGTTGATAAGAAAATCGTGGAACGTGAAAATGAAAAACTTATTGCAAATGGAAAACGTCCTGCAACTTATGAACCTGTAATACAAGGTATTACAAAAGCAGCAGTAAACACAGAAAGTTTTATTTCTGCATCATCATTCCAAGAAACAACAAAGGTTCTTGCAAATGCTGCAGTTGAAGGAAAAACAGACAGACTTGAAGGGCTTAAGGAAAATGTAATTATTGGTAAGAAAATACCAGGAGGTACTGGTTTCAAAGATTATAAATATTTGGATGCAACTTTGAAAAGTGATATTATAGAAGAATCTGAAGTGGATGTAGAAGTTAATACAGATGAAGAAAATGAATTTGTAGAAACTATAGAAAGTACAGAAGGAACAGAAGTTTAA
- the rpoD gene encoding RNA polymerase sigma factor RpoD yields MSDKKQNLKNSLANFIKQAREQKVVSYEEINSVLSIGFSTEKIDQLIKKLTDDGVQIVDTIKEKEDLLKIPDSMEEIEKMELSDFEDSHDEFVENEIDDSEVDKLLQTDLLKMAESMDVDEPIKMYLREIGQIPLLSYEEEIDYAQRVLNGEEEAKQKLIESNLRLVVSIAKKHTNRGLKMLDLIQEGNMGLMKAVEKFEYEKGFKFSTYATWWIRQAITRAIADQGRTIRIPVHMIETINKIKKESRIILQETGKEPTAEELATKLELPVEKVKSILEMNQDPISLETPVGSEEDSELGDFVEDDKFSNPYDATTRVLLKEQLNDVLKTLNEREEMVLRYRYGLDDGSQKTLEEVGKIFNVTRERIRQIEVKALRKLRHPSRRKKLEDYRS; encoded by the coding sequence ATGTCTGATAAAAAACAAAATTTAAAAAATAGTCTCGCAAATTTTATAAAACAGGCACGAGAGCAAAAAGTTGTAAGTTACGAAGAAATAAATTCTGTTTTATCTATTGGATTTTCGACTGAAAAAATTGATCAGCTAATAAAAAAATTGACTGATGACGGTGTTCAAATCGTAGATACTATAAAAGAAAAAGAAGATTTATTAAAAATTCCTGATTCCATGGAAGAAATTGAGAAAATGGAATTATCAGATTTTGAAGATTCACATGATGAGTTTGTTGAGAATGAAATTGACGATTCGGAAGTGGATAAGTTATTGCAGACAGATCTATTGAAAATGGCAGAAAGTATGGATGTGGATGAGCCGATAAAGATGTATTTGAGAGAAATTGGTCAGATTCCACTACTTAGCTATGAAGAAGAAATTGATTATGCTCAGAGGGTTTTAAATGGCGAAGAGGAAGCTAAACAAAAATTGATTGAGTCAAATTTAAGACTTGTTGTCAGTATTGCAAAAAAACATACTAATCGTGGGTTGAAAATGTTGGATTTAATTCAAGAAGGGAATATGGGTCTTATGAAGGCTGTGGAAAAATTTGAATATGAGAAAGGGTTTAAATTTTCAACTTATGCAACTTGGTGGATTAGACAAGCTATAACACGTGCGATTGCAGATCAAGGAAGAACAATAAGAATACCTGTTCATATGATTGAAACGATTAATAAAATCAAAAAGGAGAGTAGAATAATTCTTCAGGAAACTGGAAAAGAGCCGACTGCAGAAGAGCTGGCTACAAAACTTGAATTACCTGTAGAAAAAGTAAAAAGTATTCTTGAAATGAATCAAGATCCAATCTCGCTGGAAACACCAGTTGGAAGTGAAGAAGACAGTGAACTGGGAGATTTTGTAGAAGATGACAAATTTTCAAATCCTTATGATGCAACAACGAGAGTTCTTTTAAAGGAACAGCTTAATGATGTGCTGAAAACATTAAATGAGCGGGAAGAGATGGTACTTAGATATAGATATGGACTGGATGATGGTTCTCAAAAGACTTTGGAAGAAGTAGGTAAAATTTTTAATGTAACAAGAGAACGTATCAGACAGATTGAGGTAAAAGCATTAAGAAAATTAAGACATCCGAGTAGAAGAAAAAAACTAGAAGATTATAGGAGCTAA
- a CDS encoding DNA-directed RNA polymerase subunit omega, translated as MKKEKITIDELLTKVPNKYELAIISGKIAKKEFAEGKPKSEIMDEVFKDIMEDEVVIIRENDEKNEEI; from the coding sequence ATGAAAAAAGAAAAAATAACAATAGATGAATTATTGACTAAAGTACCTAATAAATACGAACTTGCAATTATTTCAGGAAAAATTGCAAAAAAAGAATTTGCTGAAGGAAAACCAAAATCAGAAATAATGGATGAAGTTTTTAAGGACATTATGGAAGATGAAGTAGTAATTATTAGAGAAAATGATGAAAAAAATGAAGAAATTTAA